The Lycium barbarum isolate Lr01 chromosome 9, ASM1917538v2, whole genome shotgun sequence genome has a segment encoding these proteins:
- the LOC132610699 gene encoding PHD finger protein ING1: MSFIEEFQANIEALPNHLRRKYALLRDLDKSLQGVQRQNEQRCEKEIEDMIQRIKAGNVTPDSSLIKFSDDALDEQKHAIRIADEKVALAAQAYDLVDAHIQQLDQYLKKFDEELRRERDIAVVTGTPATTVENNVKSGRSGEGKGGRKKTRLATAAAAATATAAVAATPSGMDLDLPVDPNEPTYCFCNQVSYGEMVACDNPNCKIEWFHYGCVGLKEQPKGKWFCADCAGTQKKRRGR; encoded by the exons atgtcattcattgaagaaTTTCAAGCCA ATATAGAAGCTCTTCCGAACCATTTACGGAGGAAGTATGCCTTACTGCGCGATTTAGATAAAAGTTTGCAAG GAGTCCAGAGGCAAAATGAACAGCGTTGTGAGAAAGAAATAGAGGATATGATACAGCGTATTAAGGCTGGTAATGTGACACCAGACTCTTCACTAATCAAATTCTCTGATGATGCATTGGATGAGCAAAAGCATGCAATCAGGATTGCTGATGAGAAAGTTGCATTAGCTGCCCAGGCATATGATCTG GTAGACGCTCATATTCAGCAGCTCGATCAGTACTTGAAGAAGTTTGACGAAGAGCTCCGGAGAG AACGGGATATTGCTGTTGTTACTGGAACTCCTGCTACCACTGTTGAAAACAATGTCAAATCTGGAAGGTCTGGTGAGGGCAAGGGAGGGCGTAAGAA AACACGTCTTGctacagcagcagcagcagctacAGCTACTGCAGCAGTAGCAGCAACACCAAGTGGAATGGATTTGGATCTGCCTGTTGATCCAAACGAACCAACATACTGTTTCTGCAATCAAGTTAGCTATGGTGAAATGGTTGCTTGCGACAATCCTAAT TGCAAAATAGAGTGGTTCCACTACGGCTGCGTTGGTCTCAAAGAACAGCCCAAGGGAAAATGGTTTTGTGCGGATTGTGCAGGAACGCAAAAGAAGCGGAGAGGCAGATGA
- the LOC132609988 gene encoding chaperonin CPN60, mitochondrial, which produces MYRFAANLASKARVARTNTRQIGGRLNWSRNYAAKDIRFGVEARAAMLQGIEELADAVKVTMGPKGRNVVIEQSWGAPKVTKDGVTVAKSVEFKDKIKNVGASLVKQVANATNDVAGDGTTCATVLTRAIFAEGCKSVAAGMNAMDLRRGITMAVDSVVTNLKSRARMISTSEEIAQVGTISANGEREIGELIAKAMERVGKEGVITIQDGKTLFNELEVVEGMKLDRGYISPYFITNQKNQKCELDDPLILIHEKKISSVNAVVKALELALKRQRPLLIVAEDVDSEALATLILNKLRAGIKVCAIKAPGFGENRKANLQDLAILTGGQVVTEELGLNIENMDFEMLGTCKKVAVSKDDTVILDGAGEKKSIEERCEQIRSTIELSTSDYDKEKLQERLAKISGGVAVLKIGGASEAEVGEKKDRVTDALNATKAAVEEGIVPGGGVALLYAAKELDKLTTSNFDQKIGVQIIQNALKTPVHTIASNAGVEGAVIVGKLLEQENPDLGYDAAKGEYVDMVKAGIIDPLKVIRTALVDAASVSSLLTTTEAVVVELPKDEKEAPAMGGGMGGMGGMDY; this is translated from the exons ATGTATCGTTTTGCAGCAAATCTTGCTTCCAAAGCCAG AGTGGCAAGAACCAACACCCGACAA ATTGGTGGAAGGTTAAATTGGAGCAGAAATTATGCTGCAAAGGATATTAGATTTGGTGTTGAAGCTCGAGCTGCAATGCTTCAAGGTATTGAAGAACTTGCTGATGCTGTTAAAGTCACTATGGGTCCAAAG GGACGTAATGTGGTGATTGAACAAAGTTGGGGTGCACCTAAAGTAACAAAAGATGGTGTCACTGTTGCAAAAAGTGTTGAATTCAAGGACAAGATAAAAAATGTTGGTGCTAGCCTTGTAAAACAGGTTGCCAATGCCACAAATGATGTTGCTGGTGATG GCACCACTTGTGCAACAGTCCTCACTCGAGCAATATTTGCTGAAGGATGCAAGTCGGTGGCAGCTGGTATGAATGCAATGGATCTTAGACGGGGTATTACCATGGCTGTAGATTCTGTTGTAACAAACCTGAAAAGCAGAGCACGGATGATCAGCACATCTGAGGAAATTGCACAG GTTGGGACTATCTCTGCAAATGGAGAAAGAGAAATTGGTGAGCTAATTGCAAAGGCTATGGAGAGAGTAGGCAAGGAGGGAGTCATCACTATTCAA GATGGGAAGACATTGTTCAACGAGTTGGAAGTTGTCGAAGGGATGAAGCTGGATAGGGGTTACATATCACCATACTTCATCACAAATCAGAAGAATCAGAAATGT GAACTGGATGACCCACTAATTCTTATTCATGAGAAAAAGATCTCAAGCGTTAATGCTGTTGTGAAAGCATTAGAGTTGGCTTTGAAG AGACAAAGGCCCCTCTTAATTGTGGCTGAAGATGTGGACAGTGAAGCACTTGCCACTCTTATTTTGAACAAGCTTCGTGCTGGAATCAAG GTTTGCGCCATCAAAGCACCAGGCTTTGGTGAAAACAGGAAAGCTAATTTGCAAGATCTTGCTATTTTAACTGGAGGCCAA GTCGTTACAGAAGAGCTTGGACTGAACATTGAAAACATGGACTTTGAGATGCTGGGAACATGTAAAAAG GTGGCTGTCTCCAAGGACGATACTGTCATTCTTGATGGTGCTGGTGAGAAGAAGTCCATAGAGGAACGATGTGAACAG ATTAGATCAACCATTGAGCTGAGCACATCTGACTATGACAAGGAGAAGTTGCAGGAAAGACTAGCTAAGATTTCAGGGGGCGTCGCTGTGTTAAAG ATTGGAGGAGCTAGTGAAGCTGAGGTTGGTGAAAAGAAAGATAGAGTCACTGATGCTTTGAATGCTACAAAGGCTGCCGTGGAGGAAGGAATTGTTCCAG GTGGTGGCGTTGCTCTTCTTTACGCAGCAAAAGAGTTGGATAAATTAACAACATCCAACTTTGACCAGAAGATTGGTGTACAAATCATTCAGAATGCTCTGAAG ACACCAGTACATACAATAGCCTCTAATGCAGGAGTAGAGGGTGCTGTCATTGTTGGTAAactgttggagcaagaaaaccctGATCTTGGATATGACGCGGCCAAGGGTGAATACGTAGACATGGTAAAGGCAGGAATCATCGATCCACTGAAAGTGATTAGGACAGCTTTGGTCGATGCTGCCAG CGTCTCGTCTCTCTTGACCACAACTGAAGCAGTTGTCGTCGAGCTTCCTAAGGACGAGAAGGAAGCTCCAGCAATGGGCGGCGGCATGGGAGGCATGGGTGGCATGGACTACTAA